The Anopheles coluzzii chromosome 2, AcolN3, whole genome shotgun sequence genome window below encodes:
- the LOC120949725 gene encoding zinc finger protein 771-like, which translates to MQTCVSCRVKNNGMIAIYQHPNGLDEMFHSITDIKVQPEEHLCVPCYDDLKVAYRFKQRCIQNTALRLSSRAKKTTHAPADQSVISSCTDVYTTYDKSVPESTINQNTENNSSNGRANTSNLTPEMSDPSPLPKIELCIENETIQQDDVEISEELIDPLQDEEDQPLANYIIGVIESATNDNAPKDKVGTDAAKEQIGDQTITAATQERGQSSSLLPKLHSLMCEYCFKEFTLLTDKIEHTESHKSEAKPFKCVQEGCGKSFKDRVGLRSHVRIHSAVRRFGCRYCPRRFHTLGNQMAHERTHSGEKPFICPKCGKGFAEVGNLKNHIRFHTGERPYACNLCDKSYRTYYSRTIHMRSHTNERPYLCGDCGKGFYSSGKLTIHRRTHTGERPYECTSCTARFSATSSLRRHMVKKH; encoded by the exons ATGCAAACCTGCGTATCGTGTAGAGTGAAAAATAATGGCATGATTGCTATTTATCAGCATCCAAATGGGTTGGATGAGATGTTTCACTCAATTACCGACATAAAG GTACAACCGGAAGAACATCTGTGTGTGCCGTGCTATGATGATTTGAAGGTAGCATATCGCTTCAAACAGAGATGCATTCAGAACACGGCACTACGGTTATCGTCTCGGGCTAAAAAGACGACACATGCTCCTGCAGACCAGAGCGTCATTAGTAGTTGTACGGATGTTTACACAACGTATGATAAATCTGTTCCGGAATCAACTATAAATCAAAATACAGAAAACAATAGCAGCAATGGCAGGGCGAACACGTCTAATCTTACACCGGAAATGTCAGATCCTTCGCCGCTTCCCAAGATAGAATTATGCATAGAAAATGAAACGATACAACAGGATGATGTTGAAATTAGCGAAGAACTCATTGACCCGCTACAAGACGAGGAAGATCAACCGTTAGCAAATTATATAATCGGGGTAATAGAAAGCGCAACTAATGACAATGCACCAAAAGACAAAGTGGGTACCGATGCCGCTAAAGAACAAATCGGCGACCAAACCATAACTGCAGCCACCCAAGAGAGGGGTCAATCCTCTTCTCTTCTACCGAAACTGCATAGCCTGATGTGTGAGTACTGTTTCAAAGAGTTTACCCTGCTGACCGACAAGATCGAACATACCGAGTCACACAAATCGGAAGCGAAACCATTCAAATGTGTGCAGGAAGGTTGCGGCAAATCATTTAAAGACCGCGTAGGTTTGCGATCGCACGTGCGCATCCATTCCGCCGTAAGGCGGTTCGGCTGTCGGTACTGCCCGAGGCGATTCCACACGCTGGGCAATCAGATGGCGCACGAGCGAACACACAGCGGGGAGAAGCCATTTATCTGTCCAAAGTGTGGCAAAGGCTTCGCGGAGGTAGGCAATCTCAAGAATCACATTCGCTTCCACACTGGCGAACGGCCGTACGCTTGCAATCTGTGCGACAAATCGTACAGAACGTACTACTCTCGCACGATTCATATGCGCTCCCACACCAACGAACGACCGTATCTGTGCGGTGACTGCGGGAAAGGGTTCTATTCGAGCGGCAAGCTGACCATCCATCGCCGGACGCACACTGGCGAACGGCCCTACGAATGTACGAGCTGTACGGCAAGGTTTTCCGCAACGTCCTCGCTTAGGCGACACATGGTTAAAAAACACTAG